The segment TGAAGATCGGTGACGAGATTACCGTGCAGTTCGGCCAAAAGCTTGTGACGGTCAAAGTGGAAAAGCTGGTGGAAACCACCCGCAAGGACGAGGCCGCCGGAATGTATACCCTGCTCCGTGAAGAGCCTGTTGCCAAAAGCACGGGACTCGACTGGTAGCAGCAAATGATTGCAGCATAAGGTTAAGAGGTATTCCTGAAGCCGGAAGACGGCGGAGCGGGATGCCTCTTTTTTCTTGTTCTATACCCTGTCCTTCCTTCATAGATTAGAACCAAGAAGGAGGGGTACATGCTATGATGGAGCCAACTAAAGTCAACAAACAGCATGATCTGCACATGCGCAGCCGTAAGCAGATTGAGCTGACAGGTGTGCAGAATGTGGAGAGCTTTGACAACGAGGAGTTTCTGCTAAGTACAGAACTCGGCCAATTGACCATTCGGGGGACTCATTTACATATCAAGAATCTAAGTCTGGAGAATGGAATGCTGTCCCTTGAAGGCAATGTTCATTCCCTGATTTATCTTGACCCCGGGGCGCAAGGCAAAAATAAAGGGATTCTCCGCAAGCTGTTTAAATGAATCCCTCCGTTCAATGGATCACCCTGCTCTATATGATTCTGTCCGGCATTGCCATGGGACTGGCCTATGACAGCTACCGGGTGCTGTCGCAGAAGCTGAGATTTCCCAATTGGCTGAATGCGCTGCTGGATTTGCTGTACTGGATAGGGGCGGCCCTGCTGGTCTTTCGCATGCTTTATGCCGGAAACCAGGGACAATTGAGGTTTTATGTCGTTCTTGGCCTCTTTCTAGGTGTATGGATCTATTTTTTGATCTTCAGTATTACGGTGCAGCGTTTTGTGGTAAGGTTAATTCAGTGGGTGCAGTATGCATGCAGGAAGCTATGGCGGTTCATTACCATAGTTATCGGAGGTCCGATTCTCTGGCTGTGGCGCCTGATTAAGGGAACAGTGCTGCTGTTCGGCCGGGTCCTTCTTTATATTTTTAAGCTGCTGCTGCGTCTAACCAAGCCAATCTGGGTACTTCCTGTAAGGTGGGCCTCTCCGTATACATCCCGGTTCGTTCATAGCGCCCGGATCGTGAGGATCACCAAGTGGATATCAGGGTGGCGGAAGCGCTGACCTTGAACCCTGGAACTGGAGGTAAGCTTAAATGAACAGATTCTCTGCGGAAGAGAAGAATACGAACCAGAGTGCTTC is part of the Paenibacillus sp. FSL M7-0420 genome and harbors:
- a CDS encoding RNA-binding S4 domain-containing protein, with translation MRLDKFLKVSRLIKRRTVAKDVSEQGRVLINGRESKPSSTVKIGDEITVQFGQKLVTVKVEKLVETTRKDEAAGMYTLLREEPVAKSTGLDW
- the yabP gene encoding sporulation protein YabP produces the protein MMEPTKVNKQHDLHMRSRKQIELTGVQNVESFDNEEFLLSTELGQLTIRGTHLHIKNLSLENGMLSLEGNVHSLIYLDPGAQGKNKGILRKLFK
- the yabQ gene encoding spore cortex biosynthesis protein YabQ — protein: MNPSVQWITLLYMILSGIAMGLAYDSYRVLSQKLRFPNWLNALLDLLYWIGAALLVFRMLYAGNQGQLRFYVVLGLFLGVWIYFLIFSITVQRFVVRLIQWVQYACRKLWRFITIVIGGPILWLWRLIKGTVLLFGRVLLYIFKLLLRLTKPIWVLPVRWASPYTSRFVHSARIVRITKWISGWRKR